The following are encoded in a window of Leptospira selangorensis genomic DNA:
- the pcnB gene encoding polynucleotide adenylyltransferase PcnB yields MKFLSNLFKKKIGSVDDILIYPEGRRFYRDSHPIRKTMIDEDAVKIIHRLHKFGYKAYIVGGGVRDLLLGRKPKDFDVVTNATPNQIKKIFNNCRIIGRRFKIVHILFKGKVIEVSTFRSLPEHRFEKHVEEQDYLIKRDNKFGTPQEDAARRDFTINALYYDIRNDSIVDYVGGYEDIQSRQLRVIGNPDISFREDPVRMLRAVKFAVLLGLKIDKGTSKSIKKNAYELEKASSSRMLEEYNKIFRTWRTSLIFQGMAQNSLLEVLLKEAFERERRKNPDFGEKFLETRVGKRLAIADKLLSEREELTPQIFYALLFSDLAEESLTKKSGGHLVASLKLALEPIFQRLGTPKKDKERLIKVFASQERFTHIEDDKASQNNFFRKKDFFYDAFYVYKINAIADNNDKALQSAFFWEISLRKRPVLPNSIGGGGGRREGGQQGGGRPNRNRKEREGGGGRFKDRNRKGGRQNGEQSKQQPESNSENSDFNESD; encoded by the coding sequence ATGAAATTTCTGTCCAATCTCTTCAAGAAAAAAATAGGATCCGTCGACGACATTCTTATTTATCCGGAGGGACGGAGGTTCTATCGGGATTCGCATCCGATCCGTAAGACCATGATCGACGAGGATGCGGTAAAAATCATCCACCGTCTTCATAAATTCGGATACAAGGCCTATATCGTGGGCGGAGGAGTTCGTGACCTTCTTTTGGGACGCAAACCAAAAGATTTCGACGTGGTCACCAACGCGACTCCGAATCAAATTAAGAAAATCTTTAATAACTGCCGTATCATTGGTCGCAGATTTAAGATCGTTCATATTCTCTTCAAAGGAAAGGTGATCGAGGTAAGTACTTTTCGTTCTCTTCCTGAACATCGTTTCGAAAAACATGTAGAAGAGCAGGATTATCTGATCAAACGTGATAACAAATTCGGTACTCCTCAAGAAGACGCCGCCAGAAGAGACTTCACAATTAACGCGTTATACTATGATATCCGTAATGATTCCATCGTGGATTATGTGGGCGGATACGAAGATATCCAAAGCAGACAACTGAGAGTGATTGGAAATCCGGATATTTCTTTTAGAGAAGATCCGGTCAGAATGTTGCGCGCGGTAAAGTTTGCAGTACTCTTAGGTCTTAAAATAGATAAAGGGACTTCCAAATCTATTAAGAAGAATGCCTATGAGCTGGAAAAAGCTTCTTCTTCCCGCATGTTGGAAGAATATAATAAAATTTTCCGCACCTGGAGAACTTCCCTTATATTCCAAGGTATGGCCCAAAATTCTCTTTTAGAAGTTTTGCTTAAAGAAGCATTCGAAAGAGAACGTAGAAAAAATCCGGACTTCGGCGAAAAGTTTTTAGAAACCAGAGTTGGAAAACGTTTGGCGATCGCGGACAAACTTCTTTCCGAAAGAGAGGAACTTACTCCTCAGATCTTTTATGCACTTTTATTTTCCGATCTTGCAGAAGAGTCTTTAACTAAGAAGAGTGGGGGGCATTTAGTTGCTTCCTTAAAACTAGCTTTGGAGCCAATTTTCCAAAGATTAGGAACTCCTAAAAAAGATAAGGAAAGGCTGATCAAGGTATTTGCGTCTCAAGAAAGATTTACTCATATTGAAGACGATAAAGCCTCTCAGAATAATTTCTTCCGCAAAAAAGACTTCTTTTACGACGCGTTTTACGTTTATAAGATCAATGCGATCGCGGACAATAATGACAAGGCCCTACAATCCGCATTCTTCTGGGAAATCTCTCTTCGCAAAAGACCTGTCCTACCGAATAGTATCGGTGGCGGCGGAGGCAGAAGAGAAGGTGGACAGCAAGGCGGAGGACGTCCAAACCGAAACCGCAAAGAAAGAGAAGGCGGCGGTGGCAGATTTAAGGATCGTAACAGAAAGGGCGGTCGCCAAAACGGAGAGCAGTCTAAACAACAGCCGGAATCAAATTCCGAAAATTCCGATTTTAACGAATCGGATTGA
- a CDS encoding alginate export family protein codes for MGTLWAQGVEPPKQETVTQAETIPAKPAAEEKTTAPSTQTTPATATSNADAKDKEKEKEKPPAPPYKSPWKGKLDGELLGTLLLTPEHQDTVKKNPNLWITDNLRFGIQIRPRFENFNNQDFDKSTSDSKNYVTQNSQFWTLLDINESFAVKLTIQDTRLYGQYKDPSGTGYGPTSFTNSIGTAYAPGSQIPVKNNTDVREAYVIWKDFLPYTKMYLGRQTFSYGDSRIIGARNDSQIGNSFDGVRVAFDTKTWSTHAGYTVLAEESNGPNGFVTANNQKVSGASALNDTYLAFLYNTWKPSEELVVDLYEIGVIKKYNTTTASGPLVDPNLRTNGRDNLFTTGIRLSNRTASGRSLPAGKSWDWGVEYAAQTGSTGQTINASWDTLNTTIGTGANKHAAYKETVQHDASFFLAQTGYNYKGFRIGVQFARASGDPNRTDGKSATWDPLFATRSGGFPYFDSGNGIANAAFWANVRTSSIHLQYYDETWGRFIFAIYDIRKDKVQDAWYDGNRTAVTGSTGYDANGNFVANKAVTGSTENVGNNPFLKNWQPGHRLLLEYDLIYIKKINDYFSIWAGATVLYAGDAIKNQKQFNFDRNSTYFSLTLQFAI; via the coding sequence TTGGGAACCCTATGGGCCCAAGGTGTAGAGCCTCCTAAACAGGAGACAGTGACACAGGCGGAGACTATTCCGGCCAAGCCTGCTGCAGAAGAAAAAACTACTGCTCCTTCTACTCAAACTACTCCTGCAACTGCGACTAGTAATGCAGATGCTAAGGACAAAGAAAAGGAGAAGGAAAAACCTCCCGCTCCCCCTTATAAAAGTCCTTGGAAAGGTAAGTTAGACGGGGAATTACTTGGTACCTTACTCTTAACTCCGGAACACCAGGATACAGTTAAGAAAAACCCAAATCTTTGGATCACTGATAATCTTCGCTTCGGTATACAGATCCGTCCTAGATTCGAAAATTTTAATAACCAAGATTTTGACAAATCTACAAGTGATTCCAAAAACTACGTTACCCAAAACAGCCAGTTCTGGACTCTTTTGGATATCAATGAATCATTCGCGGTGAAATTAACCATCCAAGATACTCGTCTCTATGGACAGTATAAAGACCCGAGTGGAACGGGATATGGTCCTACTTCTTTTACGAATTCTATCGGAACGGCATATGCTCCTGGAAGTCAGATTCCTGTAAAAAATAATACGGACGTACGAGAAGCTTATGTGATCTGGAAGGATTTTCTTCCTTATACAAAAATGTATTTAGGTCGCCAGACTTTCTCTTATGGAGATTCCAGGATCATAGGTGCTCGGAATGATAGTCAGATCGGTAACTCTTTCGATGGGGTAAGAGTTGCATTTGATACCAAAACATGGTCTACACATGCAGGTTATACTGTTCTTGCAGAAGAGAGTAATGGTCCTAACGGGTTTGTAACCGCAAATAACCAGAAAGTCAGCGGGGCAAGTGCGCTTAATGATACTTATCTTGCATTCTTATACAATACTTGGAAACCTTCCGAAGAGTTAGTGGTAGATTTGTATGAGATCGGTGTTATCAAAAAATACAATACTACCACAGCTTCCGGGCCTCTTGTAGATCCGAATCTAAGAACAAACGGTCGGGACAATCTATTCACCACTGGTATTCGTTTAAGCAATAGAACCGCATCCGGTAGAAGTCTTCCTGCAGGAAAATCTTGGGACTGGGGTGTAGAATATGCAGCCCAAACAGGAAGTACCGGTCAGACGATAAACGCTTCCTGGGATACTTTGAATACTACCATCGGAACCGGCGCGAACAAACATGCTGCCTACAAGGAAACAGTTCAGCATGACGCTTCCTTCTTCTTGGCCCAAACCGGTTATAACTATAAAGGTTTCCGTATTGGAGTACAATTCGCAAGAGCTTCCGGTGACCCGAACAGAACTGACGGAAAATCAGCAACCTGGGATCCTTTATTTGCTACAAGATCCGGAGGATTCCCTTATTTCGATTCAGGGAACGGTATTGCGAACGCTGCCTTCTGGGCGAACGTAAGAACTTCTTCCATTCATCTCCAATACTATGATGAGACATGGGGAAGATTCATTTTTGCAATCTACGATATTCGTAAGGATAAAGTCCAAGACGCATGGTATGACGGTAATAGGACTGCAGTTACAGGAAGCACAGGTTATGATGCGAACGGAAATTTTGTCGCGAACAAGGCTGTTACAGGAAGTACTGAAAACGTCGGTAATAATCCATTCCTGAAAAATTGGCAACCTGGACACAGACTTTTACTGGAGTATGATCTGATTTATATCAAGAAGATCAATGATTACTTCTCGATCTGGGCAGGAGCCACTGTTCTTTACGCGGGAGACGCGATCAAAAACCAAAAACAATTCAATTTCGATCGAAATAGTACCTATTTCTCACTCACTCTTCAGTTCGCCATCTGA
- the glnA gene encoding type I glutamate--ammonia ligase translates to MAKNAAEVIAFAKANKILFYDFRFTDIKGAWHHVSYHVDSVEEDTLKGLPFDGSSIPAWQPIHKSDMQLIPDPTSIFLDPFTADPTLVVFCDVWDIYKNQAYEKCPRSIAKNAVKYLKDTGIGDTVYFGPENEFFLFDGLKVRDAINIQYYELESSEGIWNSHTDMPGSINTGHRPGTKGGYFPVAPVDSQVDLRADIVKTLHKIGMETFVVHHEVAQAQGEIGVKFGTLIEAADNVQKLKYVVKNVAHKWGKTATFMPKPLYGDNGNGMHCHQSIWKDGKNLFAGNGYQGLSELALNYTGGVLKHGKTVAAFTNASTNSYKRLLPGFEAPAILAYSAQNRSACARIPFVSGEKAKRVEFRFPDSSANPYLAFAALLMAGLDGIQNKIDPGPPREEDLFELSLDEIREKGIQQMPHTLREAVEHMLAGKEIFKKGNVFTEEFIQTYKAYKFETEIWPWEGRPHPFEFLTTYSC, encoded by the coding sequence ATGGCGAAAAATGCCGCAGAAGTGATCGCTTTCGCAAAAGCGAACAAGATTCTTTTCTACGATTTCCGTTTTACGGATATTAAAGGAGCTTGGCACCACGTTTCTTACCACGTAGATTCCGTAGAAGAAGACACTTTAAAAGGACTTCCTTTTGACGGTTCTTCCATCCCTGCTTGGCAGCCGATCCACAAATCGGACATGCAGTTGATCCCTGACCCAACTTCCATTTTTTTGGATCCGTTTACTGCAGACCCGACTCTTGTAGTATTCTGCGACGTTTGGGACATCTATAAGAACCAAGCTTACGAAAAATGCCCTCGTTCCATCGCTAAAAATGCGGTGAAATATCTGAAAGATACCGGGATCGGCGATACAGTTTACTTCGGACCAGAAAACGAATTCTTCCTTTTCGACGGTTTGAAAGTAAGAGACGCGATCAATATTCAGTATTATGAATTAGAATCTTCCGAAGGTATTTGGAATTCTCACACTGATATGCCTGGTTCTATCAACACAGGACACCGTCCAGGAACCAAAGGTGGTTACTTCCCAGTAGCTCCTGTGGATTCTCAAGTTGATCTTCGTGCAGATATCGTTAAAACCCTTCATAAGATCGGAATGGAAACTTTCGTGGTTCACCACGAGGTTGCTCAGGCTCAAGGTGAGATCGGAGTTAAATTCGGAACTCTTATTGAAGCGGCAGATAACGTTCAAAAACTGAAATATGTTGTTAAGAACGTAGCTCATAAATGGGGAAAAACTGCAACCTTCATGCCTAAACCTCTTTACGGAGATAACGGTAACGGTATGCACTGCCACCAATCCATTTGGAAAGACGGTAAAAACCTATTTGCAGGAAACGGATACCAAGGTTTGAGCGAGCTTGCTCTAAACTATACCGGTGGTGTATTGAAGCATGGAAAAACCGTAGCTGCTTTCACTAACGCTTCCACAAACTCTTATAAGAGACTTCTTCCAGGATTCGAAGCTCCTGCGATCTTAGCTTACTCTGCTCAGAACCGTTCCGCTTGCGCGAGAATTCCGTTCGTTAGCGGCGAAAAAGCTAAACGTGTTGAGTTCCGCTTCCCAGATTCTTCTGCGAACCCTTATCTTGCATTTGCTGCATTGCTTATGGCAGGACTTGACGGAATTCAGAACAAGATCGATCCGGGACCACCTCGGGAAGAAGACTTGTTCGAACTTTCTCTGGATGAGATCCGTGAGAAGGGAATCCAACAAATGCCTCACACTCTTAGAGAAGCAGTTGAGCATATGTTGGCTGGTAAAGAAATTTTCAAAAAAGGAAATGTATTTACCGAAGAGTTCATCCAAACCTACAAAGCTTACAAATTCGAAACCGAAATTTGGCCTTGGGAAGGACGTCCTCACCCATTCGAGTTCCTTACTACTTATTCTTGCTAA
- a CDS encoding M23 family metallopeptidase has translation MNNEAKFEDRPRAAERLKIKYLRFRSSWLKIKEKGSRKISFLLVPHDHEAVLNIELSVFMAAFLGVLSVLLFLLASAFVVYMNFFFVPNRELIRETDNNVGLFLYYNSLLKDAKKEISGLEKKTEQLNLVAWEEVPWKRILTFDYVPEFSLKKNVPESSTNMDLYSDTVEGFAERNIELYKIKHAFQNAFDYLEERESILYAMPRGRPLKPGVGFVTSTFGGRVDPFGLVEMGEFHSGIDFAAGEGIPIYATAPGVIEDNGQSAGGLGKSIRINHLNGFYTVYGHCSVVFVEKGQLVTRGQHIGNVGSTGKATGPHVHYEVHIGYDPPMDPAEFVNME, from the coding sequence ATGAACAACGAGGCAAAGTTCGAAGACCGCCCCAGAGCCGCAGAAAGGCTGAAGATCAAGTATCTTCGCTTTCGTTCTTCCTGGCTAAAAATCAAAGAAAAAGGCTCTCGCAAAATTTCTTTCCTACTCGTACCTCACGATCACGAAGCTGTACTGAACATAGAGCTAAGTGTTTTTATGGCCGCGTTTTTAGGAGTGTTATCTGTCCTACTTTTTCTGCTCGCGAGTGCATTTGTAGTCTATATGAACTTCTTCTTTGTACCAAATCGGGAGTTGATCAGAGAGACTGACAATAATGTCGGGTTATTTCTTTATTATAACTCTCTTCTCAAAGATGCTAAGAAAGAAATTTCCGGATTAGAAAAGAAAACGGAACAGTTAAATCTAGTAGCTTGGGAAGAAGTTCCCTGGAAAAGAATTCTCACCTTCGATTATGTACCTGAGTTCAGCTTGAAAAAAAATGTTCCGGAATCTTCGACTAACATGGATCTATATTCCGATACTGTCGAAGGTTTCGCAGAAAGAAATATTGAATTATACAAGATCAAACATGCATTCCAAAATGCATTCGATTATCTGGAAGAAAGAGAATCGATTCTATACGCGATGCCTAGAGGCCGTCCTTTAAAACCCGGAGTAGGATTTGTGACTTCTACTTTCGGAGGAAGGGTGGATCCATTCGGTCTAGTGGAGATGGGAGAATTCCACTCGGGTATTGACTTTGCTGCAGGCGAAGGAATTCCTATCTATGCAACGGCTCCAGGTGTGATAGAAGATAATGGACAATCTGCCGGTGGACTCGGAAAAAGTATCCGTATCAACCATTTGAACGGATTTTACACTGTGTATGGACACTGCTCCGTAGTCTTTGTAGAAAAGGGACAGTTAGTCACAAGAGGCCAACATATAGGCAATGTAGGGTCCACAGGAAAGGCCACAGGTCCTCACGTACATTACGAGGTCCATATAGGTTATGATCCCCCTATGGATCCTGCAGAATTCGTAAATATGGAATAA
- the thiH gene encoding 2-iminoacetate synthase ThiH encodes MYTELFDKIAFSEAKERVLSKSKLDIESALHTSHSGKVLNFEEYLSLLHPSADSYLEEMAELSINWTKKRFGNTISLYMPMYLSNECRSSCVYCGFSFENKIPRKTLNESEIRAESEVLYSKGIRHLLILTGEDYSITNLEYLRSAVRILKSYFDSISIEIYPMDQEKYEVLIGEGVEGLVVYQETYDPEVYSKYHLRGMKKNMRYRLDAPDRGGLAGFRRIGVGALLGLSDPYGEMFRLAEHAHYLSKKYWRTTIQISLPRMRPAEGEFDKTIFVSDREYVRFLFALRLFLPDSGLVQSTRESIRMRNHLAGMPITHMSVESRTDPGGYSGGEELKQFEIEDTRKIEEFTEMLRKKGLDPVFKDFDRAFLQVPDRMN; translated from the coding sequence ATGTACACGGAGTTATTTGATAAAATCGCCTTCTCAGAAGCGAAGGAAAGAGTATTATCTAAATCTAAATTAGATATAGAGTCTGCACTTCATACTTCTCATTCCGGAAAAGTCCTCAATTTCGAAGAATATCTCTCTTTATTGCATCCATCTGCTGATTCTTATTTAGAAGAGATGGCGGAACTTTCCATTAACTGGACCAAAAAGAGATTCGGTAATACGATTTCTCTCTATATGCCGATGTATCTTTCCAATGAATGTAGGTCTTCTTGCGTTTATTGCGGATTCAGTTTTGAAAATAAGATCCCCAGAAAAACTTTAAACGAGTCTGAGATCCGGGCCGAGTCGGAAGTCCTATATTCAAAAGGAATCCGGCATCTTCTCATTTTAACCGGAGAAGATTATTCTATCACAAATTTAGAATATTTAAGATCCGCGGTCCGTATCTTAAAATCCTATTTTGATTCTATCTCCATAGAAATTTATCCGATGGACCAAGAAAAATACGAGGTATTGATTGGAGAAGGGGTAGAAGGTTTAGTAGTCTACCAAGAGACCTATGATCCGGAGGTCTATTCTAAGTATCATCTACGCGGGATGAAAAAGAATATGAGATATAGACTGGATGCTCCCGATAGAGGAGGCCTTGCCGGTTTTCGTCGTATTGGAGTAGGTGCACTACTTGGGCTTTCGGATCCGTATGGAGAAATGTTCCGACTTGCTGAACATGCACATTATCTTTCCAAAAAATATTGGAGAACTACCATCCAAATTTCTCTTCCTCGAATGAGACCTGCAGAAGGTGAGTTTGATAAGACGATTTTTGTGTCCGACCGAGAGTATGTTCGGTTTTTATTTGCACTTCGACTTTTTTTACCGGATAGCGGACTTGTTCAATCCACAAGAGAATCTATTCGGATGAGAAATCATCTCGCAGGAATGCCGATCACCCATATGTCCGTGGAATCTAGGACAGATCCTGGAGGTTATTCAGGCGGGGAAGAATTGAAACAATTCGAGATAGAAGATACTAGAAAGATCGAAGAATTTACTGAGATGTTAAGGAAGAAGGGACTGGATCCAGTCTTTAAGGATTTCGACCGGGCATTTTTACAAGTACCCGATCGAATGAATTAG
- a CDS encoding prolipoprotein diacylglyceryl transferase, whose translation MYKVIDIPGLVPFVQKYISSGWEGISTFSILVVIAFLAASYFLPKELERKHLEPVHADWLLILGVFGTFVGAKIFFIFEIWDQVFVDTPGFDGKYLYPLTHFDGFPGRPGLWSSLFSGSGLVFYGGFLFGILFISLYMIQNKLDVKAYLDATIPSMALGYAIGRLGCFVSGDGCYGFATHADIPVLTFTYWPTSAVPSGVPVWNTPVMESAVSFLFFVYFQKWARFQNFKKFSLGAQYLILHGFARLAIEFLRVNKAVIPFFDPPVQSNIPGANGETTTFLNGYYWHGFSQSQYVSIAIILVGLYFLVKWKLWEKEPVPA comes from the coding sequence ATGTATAAAGTCATAGATATTCCCGGACTAGTACCTTTCGTCCAGAAATACATCAGCAGCGGTTGGGAAGGAATTTCCACATTTAGCATTTTAGTAGTCATCGCCTTTTTAGCGGCTTCTTATTTTTTACCTAAGGAATTAGAAAGAAAACATCTGGAACCTGTTCATGCAGATTGGCTTTTAATCTTAGGAGTTTTCGGAACATTCGTAGGCGCTAAGATATTTTTTATCTTCGAGATCTGGGACCAAGTATTCGTGGATACCCCAGGTTTTGACGGAAAATACCTCTATCCACTCACCCACTTCGACGGCTTCCCTGGTCGTCCAGGACTATGGTCCAGTTTATTCTCCGGAAGCGGTTTGGTATTTTATGGGGGATTCCTTTTCGGGATCTTATTCATTAGCTTATATATGATCCAAAACAAATTGGATGTAAAAGCTTACTTGGATGCCACAATTCCAAGCATGGCATTGGGTTATGCAATCGGTAGATTAGGATGTTTTGTTTCCGGAGACGGTTGTTACGGATTTGCAACTCATGCTGACATTCCGGTTTTAACATTCACCTATTGGCCAACAAGTGCAGTTCCGAGCGGCGTTCCAGTTTGGAATACTCCAGTTATGGAATCGGCCGTATCTTTCCTATTTTTCGTTTACTTCCAAAAATGGGCAAGATTCCAAAACTTCAAAAAATTCAGCTTAGGTGCTCAGTATTTAATCCTACATGGATTTGCAAGACTTGCGATTGAGTTCTTAAGAGTGAATAAAGCAGTGATCCCATTCTTCGATCCTCCTGTTCAATCAAACATTCCAGGAGCAAATGGAGAAACTACTACCTTCTTAAATGGATATTACTGGCATGGATTTTCTCAATCTCAGTACGTATCAATCGCGATCATATTGGTCGGATTATATTTCTTAGTGAAATGGAAACTCTGGGAAAAAGAACCGGTCCCGGCTTAA
- a CDS encoding cytochrome c biogenesis protein CcdA — protein sequence MKKIRILLSSMFGHRAGLLIFFFFLTSSLQAQSQVVSESWMSSLNRWLETGISGSEFGFHSAIFLVLGGLCASLLPCVYPLYPITVGIIKARGETATNKMFHPLVYYAGLASMYFCFGLVAGVSGGAFNTVLRFPGTNLFLAVIIFLLGLASLGILHLPIFPVKEWKGCQGWKGTFLLGMGAGFLSSPCVGPIVVAILIQVTAGVQSISVYSLAVSAFKMALFGLGLGLPFLFLGVFGLSLPRGGKWTRWIQIVLGFVVFYFAWSYYTKAMQLWSVPTDLSVGILVAALGVLATAYYYQPASLLRTERMKKALLLTGLICSSAILIRLAGWGVVPGGIKKDLVEEHGNLEWHRISDTAFETARTEDRLVFADFYADWCSNCKAFEELTISDPNLNQALGKTILLKIKDDDKDFLIYENDPRFPELKIGLPFFVIFSADGKVLFKTTNYLNTADMIRTIKGENIHASGE from the coding sequence ATGAAGAAAATTCGGATCCTTCTTTCCTCAATGTTCGGCCACAGAGCCGGACTTCTAATATTCTTCTTTTTCCTAACTAGCTCGTTACAGGCCCAATCCCAGGTAGTTTCTGAATCCTGGATGTCTTCTCTAAACAGATGGCTGGAAACCGGAATTTCAGGTTCTGAGTTCGGATTTCATTCCGCAATCTTTCTGGTCTTGGGAGGATTATGCGCGAGCCTTCTTCCTTGCGTTTATCCTTTGTATCCAATCACAGTCGGGATCATAAAAGCAAGGGGAGAAACTGCCACCAACAAAATGTTCCATCCTTTGGTGTATTATGCCGGGTTGGCCTCCATGTATTTTTGTTTCGGTCTCGTGGCAGGAGTTTCAGGTGGAGCGTTTAATACCGTTCTAAGATTTCCAGGAACGAATCTATTTTTAGCCGTAATTATCTTTTTATTAGGACTTGCTTCATTAGGAATTTTGCATCTACCGATTTTCCCTGTGAAAGAATGGAAAGGCTGCCAAGGTTGGAAGGGAACCTTCCTTTTGGGAATGGGAGCGGGCTTTTTATCTTCTCCTTGTGTGGGCCCGATCGTAGTTGCGATTCTTATCCAAGTGACTGCCGGGGTCCAAAGTATCAGCGTTTATTCTTTAGCGGTTTCCGCGTTTAAGATGGCCTTGTTCGGGCTTGGTTTAGGATTGCCGTTTTTATTTTTAGGAGTGTTCGGTCTTTCTCTTCCTCGTGGTGGTAAATGGACTAGATGGATACAGATCGTTTTAGGATTTGTGGTCTTCTATTTTGCCTGGTCTTATTATACTAAGGCAATGCAATTATGGTCTGTTCCGACGGATTTGAGTGTTGGTATCTTGGTTGCTGCTCTTGGAGTTTTGGCCACTGCATATTATTACCAACCTGCATCCCTTCTCCGCACAGAAAGAATGAAGAAGGCATTACTTCTTACAGGACTAATTTGTTCTAGCGCTATCTTGATCCGACTTGCGGGTTGGGGTGTTGTTCCAGGCGGGATCAAGAAGGATCTTGTAGAAGAGCACGGAAATCTGGAGTGGCATAGAATTTCTGATACCGCATTCGAGACTGCTCGAACGGAAGATCGTTTGGTGTTTGCGGATTTTTATGCGGATTGGTGTTCTAATTGTAAGGCTTTCGAAGAGTTGACCATCTCCGATCCGAATTTGAACCAGGCCTTAGGCAAAACTATCCTTTTGAAGATCAAGGATGATGATAAGGATTTTCTAATATATGAGAATGATCCTAGATTCCCTGAATTAAAAATCGGACTTCCATTCTTTGTGATCTTCTCTGCAGACGGGAAGGTTCTTTTTAAAACTACGAATTATTTAAATACTGCGGATATGATCAGAACGATCAAAGGTGAAAATATCCACGCCTCAGGTGAGTGA
- a CDS encoding Cys-rich protein — MKKTILATLILLATVFTGFSSVSAQSQACNQICDFYTTCVEGQKKLSAADKQKVGAGCLNTCRKNYSAVTSCYETHSGQCAPFNSCLMDSYKGKK; from the coding sequence ATGAAAAAAACAATCCTCGCAACCCTAATCTTGCTAGCTACGGTTTTCACCGGATTCTCCTCCGTTTCCGCTCAAAGCCAAGCATGCAACCAGATCTGTGATTTTTACACAACCTGCGTAGAAGGGCAAAAAAAGCTTAGTGCTGCAGATAAACAAAAAGTGGGAGCCGGTTGTTTGAATACCTGCCGCAAAAATTATTCAGCAGTTACTTCTTGTTACGAAACTCATTCAGGCCAATGTGCACCTTTTAATAGCTGCTTAATGGACAGTTATAAAGGTAAAAAATAA